The following DNA comes from Hordeum vulgare subsp. vulgare chromosome 3H, MorexV3_pseudomolecules_assembly, whole genome shotgun sequence.
gcatacgaacaatacgatctagtgctaggcttaggattgggtcttgtccaccacatcattctcccaatgatgtgatcccgttatcaatgacatccaatgtccatgatcaggaaaccatgatcatctattgactaacgagctagctaactagaggcttgctagggacacattgtgatctattcattcacacatgtattagtgtttcctgttaatacaattatagcatgaacgatagacgattatcatgaacaaggaaatatgataataaccattttattattgcctctagggcatatttccaacacttggaacagttccaaagcctgcaggacatgctccaagggtaatttgaaTCATTCTTGTGCCctttcggtctctttcgatgattttctgatatatcaattaatgaaaaacttagcaaatcattatccttgtcgggcagggtttggaagcggttcaagtgcgtgactcccggtatcgagcctaagaagctgacctttagagcggctcaggtaagtagtagtatgatatacttctattttcaatacatttatgatgctagattattattttgattatatatattctattctcgtaaagtgcgaccagcagtcacgggggacgcatctatgcggatactatgtttgcgggaccattcgcacgtttacctctgagcacaaggatcacagattcgatgtaagcaatgaacattcacacctctatttttacccgtcattctttgttatcatgattgatattcatattcatctcctcttcttatatagtacacggccatgaggacgaaggtcctaccagagcaacgcgcggttGCTGTTgcggaggagcttgcgacctttccgaggacggaagctatagatgacaaaggacgatttagtgtagctaggggccattactgatgttcgtccatttaatcgaatagacgggctctagtcccgataattcagatctccatataattgtatatatatgctcgcttgtaagataacttaatcttatatatatatatatatatatatatatatatatatgcataattatttctatttaaattatatgaaaactaattcccgaacaccaaacgaggcatcacgttaatctcccgaacacctaaaccctaaaaccctaaaacccaaaaataatttcattaaaaaaaaaccaaaaataaacaaaatctgaaactctttagtcccggtccgtgtaacgaaccgggactaaagggcctgcccctgagggcgctacgaggcgcccacgtggagcacctttagtcccggcttgtaacagggccgggactaaaggttaggcctttagtcccgcccctttagtcccggttggtgaaccgggactaaagctccttacggaccggggctaaatgccccgtccccactagtgactaTTTACTTGAATTTCAGCAGTcttgtcatcaattttgcatccaACTTTGATACATGAAAGAGAAAAGGAGGCAGATTAGTTGACAGAATCACAGAGATGATCCATGGGTAATCGTTGACAAGAACACAGATGATAACAATGTGAGTGATCATGAGGACATATTTAATTCATTACATAATATGTTAATTCCTGATGAGATACTAATTTATAAGGGTATAATATGTGATGTAAATTATTTGATATGTGGTGTAAATTTATTAGGATACATGTTAATTCACTAAGATTCATACATGCATATATTGGTCAATATTTGATACTTATAAAAATAGGGCCTATTCCAGTTTTGTTCCGGGCCCCTAAATTCTCAGGACCGACCCTGTTGGTTCGCAGTCCTCTGCATGTTTGTTATGTCTTTTTTTAAGTGTATTTTCATATCCAATTCCGGGTATTCTGCATCCGTTTCctttaaaaaaaaataaaaaaccaaTATGCTAGCATTCAGTTTCGTCTGTTTTCACTCTGTTGTCATCCTTACATGGATAAATGTGAGGTCAAAAGGGATTTTAAGTCAAGAGGGAACGGGCCCCCGCGTCGCCTTCCCCGAGCGAGGCGACCGGGGTGGCCCCCCACTCCTTCCCCTTCCCGCGAGTCGCCGCAGCCCTTCTCCCTCGCCGCTGCCGCCGGCGGGCGCGGCCGGGCGTTGCCCGCGCGGCGCCCTGCAGTCCGGCGGTGGCGGCCCCCTTCTTCCCCGTCGCTGGACCCCGGCTCGGGCATGCGGTCCTGGCGGCGGAGCCCTTCGGCCGGCGGCGCTCCGGCGTGGATCTGGACGGCGGCGGTGCGGAGGCGTTGCCCCTTGGCGGCGGTGATGGCCCATGGCTTGCCGCGGCCGGCGGCGCCCGGTTGGCTCAGATCTAGGCTCTAGGGGCCCTATCTGGGTCGGGGCGGGCCTGCTGAGGGGCTGCGGTGGGTTGTTCTCTTGTGGCTCCTCGTGATAGGGACGGCGGCTGCTGTGCCGCGACTGCTGCAGCTTGGCGGCGGAGCTTCACGTGCCCGTACTAGGCTCGACTGGACATTTGGTCTGGTGTGCCTCTGCTGCTATGTCCGGTGTGCTACCGCCTAAGCCGGTGGAGGTTGTTCCCTCCCTCATGGCTGCGGTGCTATCGGTCCTTGTATATGGGTGTCTCGTTTGGATCCGACCGGCCTCACTTCGTTCGCCGTGGTGAAACGACGACGATGTCCTCATGACTGTGTTAGTGCATGCTGGTGGGCGGCGGGTGTGGTGGAGCCGAAGGTTGGTCCTGGGTGGCGGGTGCGAGGGGTCGGGAGAAATTCATGTCGGGTCTTGCTGGCACCAAAGCGGCGACGCCTGCGGGCGCCGCCATCCTTCTTGAAGGGCGTCGGGTGACCCTCTCACCCACCACCCACCGTGTACCGGGAGAAATCCAAGGATTTGTCCGGGCAGCAGCGTCGACATCGTCGCATTCCTTCTTGAAGGTGGTGCCTGGTACACAACAACTCGGTGGCTTTGGAGCGTGGTGGTTATCTTTGGTGGGCACAGCGGTCGCGGAAAGCCGCAGCTTTCGTTGACCCGACGTTGTTggcattttttttcttatttcctcTTGTATTTTCTTTTGAGCGTGCTTGTGGTGTCCGCTCCAACGTTGGTCAAGATGTTGTATCTGTTGGTtgctactagcaaaagggcccgtgcattgcaacgggagaaaaaaataccacacgcttttaatctttttataatcattttgatttattaaaataataagctaactaactattgtagtcagtcctatcctattttgttgagaaatcaacccgtccattgttaattccaccatgatgagaaattgagcgggacaagcaaagcaaaacaaagaggctacgtgaattgatcaatggactgttatcttatttcactcatggggtaaagaatgtgggatcagatgacaaactgaaggtggtgttccattctctctctctacaacaatgcgatcttacattcaatacattcattcatcaacaaacaaattcccacaaaacaaaatttcttgccggtgcttggcacacggttggaggcatggagaggggatctcaccagatgatgagttcctgccggaggaggggatacgatgaggggagcaagggttagacgcctctatctggccataaggagtcgccgttgccgcgccataacctcggagttccccgtgtgaggcaTGGagtcccgcctccacctgcaagtacttcgctccgccgcgccttatccgcgcgccgccgccgttctgcatcgatcaaacgcatcatcccaagtcgctgTAGCTATCACGTTGATTTGATCgagaagttgtgctcgagcgcgccgaaacgggggcaacaagcggcagaggtacgaccgagaaggcgggtgggttgagatcggcagcagtggtggttgaggtcggcggcggcggcgagtggtgtggcagcggcctgggcacaggccagggtggaccagggtcgacgcgatgcgctcgagcgccgcgacgggggcagtgagcggggagaggtacagccgcggaggcgcgtgggttgagatcggcagcgatggcggttgaggtcgacagcggcggcgagtggtgtggcggcggcatgggcacaggccagggtggcccaggatcgacgggaggaggcgatgcgtacttgtataatttttgcagcgaatcgtttctttcttttgcgttgcagataaatgatggagcgtggGTTGaagaacaaaaattacaggggcttttttataataATGCCgtgatgggttttccgacggaagcaatagccgctttattattaggtatagatatctATATAGCAGGGTGAAAGCAAAAATGCTATATCTACGTAAGTAACTAACGTAAACTTACGTTCCTTACTTCCTTAACCAATCACCGCCTCCTGATTTTTAAGGATGGGCCTGTGTTGTTTTTATCTTCCAACCAACTCACGCCAGATCATCTTTAACGTAAGTTTACGTTAAAAACTTATGTAGATGTAGCAAAGCTCGGGCGAAAGCCTATTTTGAGAGAGTACATAGATAGATATGTACTTAAGGTACGTACCCGTTTGGAAAAAAAGATATCTTCACGTAGATGTAGGTACGTGACGTTCACAGGAGCTAGGGGCACGTACGTACGTGCTGCTTAGCCTTTGTTAAATCAGATTGGTTTTGCTTAATTAAGATGGGTGGAGAATTTCTTAGCCGTGTTGCACCGATCGGCGGATCGACGCGGTTAAGCTAGCATGCATGCAAACAAACTCGGTCGTCTTCGAGTATTTTCCGTTGCTACTCTACGGAAATCTAGCCGCGGGGGTGTCATTTTCCATCTGAAGAAAACATCGCGAGGGCAATCGAGCCACACTACGAAAGCGAAATATATCTGAGATCGGTatgaacaacaacaaaatagagaGAAGAATTTACTGTGACGTGAGAACTCGAGCAAACGCAAAACTCCAATAGTACGTATACGTTGAAAATTTGAGAACGCGTGAAAGGAAGGCGCGTACGTTCTGCGCTCGTAGCCCTCCCTATATAAAGAGACACGCATGCCCTCATGTCAAGCACATATCACAAACACGCTAACACACATCCTCCTCCTCCATTCCTCCGGTATACCCATCGATCACACGTACAAACAAGGCACGACTGCGTACGCACGCACACGGAAGGCTAACTGGTTATGGGGCGccacagcagcagcagcggcaagCCCGAGGCCGGCGGCGAGCAGCAGTACCgcaaggaggagaagcaccacaAGCACATGGAGAAGCTGGCCAAGCTCGGCGCCGTCGCCGCCGGAGCATACGCAAGGGTACGTACACCCCCAAACACCTCATGCCTTACTTTTTGGTCTACGCCCCAAACACCTCATGCCTTACTTTTGGGCCTACATAATGTAATGTCGATTACTCATGCTTAACTAGAACTAATAACCACTTCGCGATCGGTATACAGCACGAGATGCACGAGGCGAGGAAGGACCCGGAGCACGCACGGtcgcacaagatcaaggagaagatcgCTATCACGGTCGCTGCCGGCAGCGCGGGATTCGCCATCCACGAGCACCAAAAGAAGAAAGAGGCCAAGAAACACGCCCGTCATGCACACCACCACTGATACATTCATGGATGCATATGCACACTCGTAGACCCTAGCTAGCTatcttgtatatatatgtatgacCGGTTAATTACATTCGTTCATTTCGTTGTCTTTGTTCCATATATAGTACTGTATTGCTGTTGTATATGTGTATGAGTTTTGATTCATGTGAGGCCATTGATGTGGTTGTGTACCTATAGTAATATACTAATATGTTGTGGTATAGTTTATGTCGGTACATTCTTGTACATGTTTGTGCATCTATCATTCTATCTATATCTATATCATTCTATCTATACTAATTTTTACATTTTACGAGCCGGTAATTTGGCGGGACCAAATTATTATGACGTTTCCTTCCTCAAGCCTTCTTAGCTTTATACTCTACATGGTGCCTCTCTAGCCACCGCCGttcatcactagtagaaaacaaggcttTCGTCCTAGCCCCGATTGAGCAATAGTCCCGGTCATtttacgaaccggggctaatgcgaGCATTAGTCCTGTTTCGAACGGCTAGGAGCGGACGGACGACACTGccatctttagtcccagtttttgttatcaactgggactaaagacattgacactttagtcccggttgataacaCCAATCCGGACTAAAGGTCCTTCATAAGCTAGTTCAAGAGAAAAGCATCCCATTTCAAGTCACATGTTCTTTGTAGGTGGGGTAGTAAACTACACGGGGCAATACACATGAGGTCTTGATTTCGAATCCCCCGAGTTGCATTGGTCGGTTCATTTTTTTTACCATGGCACCCAAACGTGGTTTTCGTCGCCATACTGTGACGCAACTGCCGCCGTCCTGTTACCTCACCTGCATTGACGAGGTATTCCAGCTGTGGCGCATCCACCGGTGTGCCCTTGATATGCTTCGAGAAGTATATCCGGAGCAGCCAGAGAAGTTGGTCACCCAATGCATCAAGTGCTCTTAGTTGTCAACGTATTTAAACGAGTAGAAGAACGACACGGCAAGGTCCACTGCCAGTGGCGGATCTAGGACCCAGGCCGGGTGTGGGGGACTGGACCTGGGGCGTGAAGAACAAACCCAATGTCCAGTGTAGCATCCCAGAAAACGTAGACACACCATTGCAGTACTGTAGTAGGCCTGGGCCCCGGGGCTTGGCCCAATCCTAGCTCCGCCCCTGTCCATTGCTGTCCCTCCACGTTCGAATTGACAAGTTTGAAAAGGGCGATGCTATCCAGTCCAACCCAATCTGTTCATCTATTCCCTtctcttatactccctccgtttcataatataagtctttttagatatttcattaaaggactacatacggatgtatatagacatactttagagtgtagattcattcattttgctttgtatgtagtcccttagtgaaatcgcttaaaagacttatatttaggaacagaggaagtACCTTCAAATCTCCAAAGCCTCGTGATCCAATATGACTTCCCTTATTTAGGACTATCAACTAATCAATCTGAAGCTTGGTGGTGCAACGCAGATGTTGAACGGAcgcaagtttcaagtagaatatCTGGTCGCTATCATCATTGAGGATGCCGAGTTCTCCTCAAACCGCTCACAACATACACGAAGAACTAAGTCTACATCTCCATGATCGACCGTTCGCGAATAAGCTTTGTGTCCTTCCTCAAAGTCTATCGTAGAAAGCGTTTCTTCAGCAAGTTCGACTTTAGATGTCACCCTAGCGGACGCAGTTTCATGTCCTGCCAATCCACCAAGCATGGCCTCCATAGTGAGCCGTCCCCATCCTCTGATTGGATTCCAACACCAGCACATCCTGCAGCCCTTACTTCTTGCTGTTCAATTCCACCACGTGCAGCTTAAGTTCTTGATGGTAGGAGCATGAGAGTGGGCACCGAGCTGGAGTTCAGCCACAACTTTTCCTAGGAGCATCCATCCATTGTGTTCCTTGAGCATTACGCTATTCAAAAAATTACTTGGGTGTGCGGAGTCTGTGGACTTTGTATAGCACATGATCAGCTATGGAGGACGAGTAGCAGATGGGCGATGATATTACTAAAATTGCTGTTGATAGGAAAATTATGCCAATCTATTATCTATAATAAGTTAATGACTGCAATAGTGAGGCTGGACCCCTACACAATGGATTTGTTAATTACTGCCATGCTAATTCTCTCCTTTTTTTACTTATTGATTAGCACggtttttcttcctcaatttatcTGAAATTTGTTGAGCCATAGGAGCCAGTGGAGCGAACGTGTTATCTGCCTCTATATCTATTTCCGATTTTCGGTTTCCATGATTTTCGAGTATATGTGCATGCTTGACTCAGTGTCCCAATGGTATATCTCATACATCTAGGTACAGTATTTCTATCCTTCTATAAGTATATATGGAGATAAGGCCATAGTTCGTTTTGAATGTACTCATGCAGTTTTTAAATATCTAAATTAGAATAGATCAATTATAAAGCACATACGGCAGATTTCTAATATAGGCAAGCCGTGTGCATACATACACCCCTCTATTCCCAGCTACTCCCTGTTCAAGTAATGTTCCATT
Coding sequences within:
- the LOC123441071 gene encoding abscisic stress-ripening protein 2-like, with amino-acid sequence MGRHSSSSGKPEAGGEQQYRKEEKHHKHMEKLAKLGAVAAGAYARHEMHEARKDPEHARSHKIKEKIAITVAAGSAGFAIHEHQKKKEAKKHARHAHHH